The Amycolatopsis sp. QT-25 genomic sequence CGCCCGAAACCGGCACCGAACCCGCCAGCCGGTCGTGCAGTTCGCCGACGCCGGGGAGCGCACGGCTGCGGTTGCCGTCGAGCTGCTTCTTCCAGCGCCGCAACTGGCGTTCGAGGAAGCCCTCCGGACGGCCGAAATCACCCAGCCCCACCGACTCCGGATCGACGGCGTGCAACTCGACCAGGGTGTCGACCAGTTCGTCCGCGATCGCCTTCGTCCTGGCCGGGCCCAGCGCGGCCAGTTCGGTGTCCGAGCGGAAGGGTGTGCCCTCCACGAACTCCATCACGTAGAACCGCGCGCCGATGACGTCGGTGTCCTCGCACAGCAGCACGGTTTCCGGCACCGGGACGGCCGTGCCGTGCAGGCCGGAGATCACCCGGAACTCGCGGCCCATGTCGTGCGCGGTCGGCAGGACGTGGCCCAGCGGCGGGCGGCGGACCACCCAGCGGGACCGGCCGTCGCCCACGAGATAGGTGAGGTTGGACCGGCCCCCCGCCACGACCTGGCCGCTCAGGGCACCCCGGACGAGCCCTGGCCGGTGCTCGTCCAGATGGGCCCTGAGCCTCACCAGGTCGAGGCCCGGCAGGTCGGACTGGTTCATGGTGCCTCCAGCAACTTGCTTTCCGATGACAGTACCGACCGGTCGGTATGTCAGGTAGAGGTGGCCCGGCGAGGTGCCGGAGGTCACCTTCTCAGGCGATCAGCCGGACGACCATCTCCGCGACGCACGCCGGTTTGGGCTCGCCGTCGATCTCGATCGTCCACCGGACGACGGCCTGCTTGCCACCGGAGACGTCGGTGACCTCGACCAGTTCGGCACCCGCCCGGATGCTCGCCCCCACCTTGACCGGCTGCGGGAACCGGACCTTGTTCAGTCCGTAGTTGATGCCCATCCTGAGCCCGTGGACCCGGTAGAGCTTCCCGACGAAACCCGAAATGAGCGAAAGTGTCAGGAAACCGTGGGCGATCGGGGCGCCGAACGGCCCTTCGGCCGCCTTCTCGACGTCGACGTGGATCCACTGGTGGTCGTCGGTGGCATCGGCGAACAGGTTCACCCGGTCCTGGGTGAGCGTCAGCCAGTCGCTGTAGCCGAAGTGCTCGCCGACGGCGTTCTCGAACTCCTGCAGGGAGGCGAATTCGCGCATGGCTCAGTCCTTCGGTCCGCCGGCGACGTAGATGACCTGGCCGGAGATGAACCCGGCGCCGTCGCTCACCAGGAACGACGCGAGGTTGGCGATGTCTTCGGGGGTGCCGACGCGCTGCACCGGGATCTGCGACGCGGCCGCCGCCTTGAAGTCCTCGAAGGACATGCCGATGCGCTCGGCGGTCGCCGCGGTCATGTCCGTGGCGATGAAGCCGGGGGCGATGGCGTTCGCGGTGACGTTGAACTTGCCCAGTTCGATCGCGAGGGTCTTGGTGAAGCCCTGCATGCCCGCCTTGGCCGCGGAGTAGTTGACCTGACCGCGGTTGCCCAGCGCCGAGGTGCTGGACAGGTTGACGATGCGGCCCCATTTCTCCTGCGTCTGGTACTTCTGCACCTCGCGGGTCATCAGGAACGAACCCTTCAGGTGCACGCCCAGCACCGAGTCCCAGTCCTGCTCGGTCATCTTGAACAGCAGGTTGTCGCGGGTGATGCCGGCGTTGTTGACCAGCACGGTCGGCGCGCCGAGTTCCTCGGCCACCCTGGTCACCGCGGCTTCGACCTGTGCGGCGTCGTTGACGTCCAACGCGACACCGACGGCCTTGCCGCCCTCGGCGACGATCGCTTCGGCTCCCTGCTCGACACCCGCCTCGTCGAGGTCCAGCAGGCCGACGGCGAACCCGTCGGCAGCGAGCCGCTTGGCCACGGCGGCACCGATGCCGCGGCCGGCGCCGGTGACGATCGCTACACGGGAGGGGTGTTCGGTCACGGGTGACTCCTCGTCGTCGAGTGGAAGTGACGTCGAGTCTGCCGTACTGAGCGGTCGGTTTGTAGAGATGCCGGGCCGGGACTTTCGCTGTGATCGTGGTCACGACGGATACTCCCGCGCTGACCGCCTCGATGTCAGCGCCTCGACCTGGGGAATCCGTGAAGGCCTCCTTGAGGGACCCAGAGTCCCTCAAGGAGGCCTTCACGGACCGCAGTCTCGACCCGAATCGCCACCTTCACCGCAGGGGCTCAGCTCACCCGCTTGCCGAGCACCTCCGTGATCAGCTTCGGGAGTTCGCCACCGTGCCACGAACTGGGCGAGAACCGCTCCTGCGCGATCCCGGCCCAAGGTTCGCCGTCGTCCAGCGAAATGCCTTTCTCACGGGGGAGGAACGTGCCGATCTCCTGTGCCGCGACGCCTTCCCCGGCAAGGGTCTTCTCGGCGAGCGCGACGTCCTGCGGCCGCACGGCGACCACGAGCGTCCAGTCGCCCCAGGCCTGGGCGAGTGCGAACCGGCCGCGCCCCGACTGCTTGCAGACGTCGGCGGGCGCGTCGGCCAGCTGGACGTCCGTCGTGATGCGCGCGCCGAGACCGTTGGCACCGCAGAGGGTCCGCACGGTCGGGAAGAGACCGTCGGAGACGTCCATCGCGGCGCGTGCCAGCCCCGCCGCGGCGAGCGCCCTCCCGGCGGCCACCTGCGCCATCGGACGGCAGGCGCGTTCGCGGATGTCCGCGACGACGGACTCGGGGAGCCGTGCCTGCTTTTCGACGAGCAACGCGTACGCCCACAGATATCCCGGTGAACCGACCAGGAGCAGGCGATCACCGGCTTCGGCGCCCGCGCGCCCGAGCCGTCCGCCGGGGACGCATCGGCCGATCGCCGTCGCGGTGAGCTGCCGGACCGGACCGTCCCGGAGGTCGCCGCCGACGACCTTGGTGCCGTGGACCTCCGTGCAGTCGTCGACGCCGTCGAGCAGTCGCCGGAACTCGCCCGCGGTGGTCTTCTTCGGGAGGGTGTAGTTGACGACCAGGCCGAGCGGGGTGGCGCCCGCCGCCGCCAGATCGGACAGGTTGATCGTCGCCAGCAGCCAGCCGGCGTGGTACGGGTCCGTTTCCCCCAGGATGGTGACCAGCGGGGTGGGGCAGCTGTCGGTGGTGGCGACCAGTTCGCCGCGAAGCCCTTCCGGGGCGTCGAGGACGGCGCAGTCGTCACCGAAACCGCGCACACCGCCGTAGCGCGGCCGCAGGATGTGCTCCAGGATCGCGTGCTCGCCGAGGTCGCCGAGGCGGACGTCGTCGGCGATCGGCGACAGTTCAGTGACGCCCGACATGATCCGCCAATCGGGACGGGGCGACGTTGTGGTCGCTGGAATAGTTGTTCGGCATCGTGCCGTAGGGCTGGTCACTGCCGGTGGAAGCGAACAGCATCAGGTTGCAGATCCGCGTTCCGGGGTGCAGGAGTACCGGATGCCGCAGGTGGTTCACGATCTCCAGGGTCAACACGGCCCCGGTCTCGTTGCCGAAGCCGGGGCTGACCTGACCGCACAGGACGACGCCGATGCCGAGCCGCGCGTAGTCGCTCGTGCCGTCGACGAGACCGGCGAGCTTCTCCGAAAGCCCGATCTTCTCCAGTGTCGGTGCGAGAACGACTTCGCCGGGTTCGACGCACAGCCTGCCTTCGGCGTCGAGTTCCTTCGGGCGCAGGTCCGGATACGTGCTCCGGTCGGCGATGTCGACGGTGCCGGTCGATTCCAGCGCGAACGCCTCGTGACCGAGCCGCAGGCTGATCGCGGCGGGGCGGACGAGACCGGGCTCGAACGGGGTGATCGTCAATTCCCCGTTCCGGTGCGCGCGTTTGATGGCCCGGTCGGTCAGTATCCCGCAGCGCGGGACGGGCCAGGTCAACGGCACGGCGCCACCGCTTTCGCGACGGCGCCGACCAGTGCCCGGAAATCGGTCTCGGTCAGTTCGCCGTTGGGCTGGTCGTCGGTCTGGCCCGGTTCGCAGTAGACGACGGTGGTGCCGGCGCGGTGCGGCCCTTGGACCACCACCGTGGCGGTCAATCCCGCTTCGATGGGCCGGACGGTGTGCACGATGGCGGTGTCGCACGAGTAGACGTCGCCACGCCGGACGTGCGGGGCCGCCTCCACTGCGAGCCGGGCTCCGCCGTCCGCGAGCAAGGCGGCCGGATTCGCCGGGTCGGCGCCGTAGCGGTACCGGGTGTACGCCTTCCCGCCTTCGGTCGTTTCGCGGAATTCGACCATGTGCAGACCTTCGCCCGCGACGATGGCCGAGGCGAATTCCCACCGGTGGCTGTGCGGATTGGACTCGCCACGGGACGGTTCCGCGGATTCCGGCCAGACGTGGAGCCGGATGCGGAAATCGGCCGAGGCGTGGAGCACCATTTTGGCGAATCCGTTGGGATGCCAGTAAGAACGTTTCGCCGCGGCACGCACGGCCTCTTCGTCGCCGAGGATTTCCTCGAGCCACGAAAGGAAGACGTCGGGAGCGTCCTGGACCCGGTGCGCGACCGCGCGCAGCCAGGGCAGGTCCGCGTCGCCGTGGCGGGGTCGCGTGCCGGTGACCTCACGGAGGAACGCGGGCGCGGTCGTGAGAGCCGAGGGTGGGGTGTCGATCATGGAGTCGTACCTGGAATTCCTGGAGGGCTGAGCGGGGGCCCGGCGGCGGCCAAGGCGGCCGCGCGGAGCGCGGTGACGGCGTCCAACGTCTGCCAGATGGGTAGGTCGCCGCTTCCCCAAGCCCAGAGCCCTTGATCGGCGTCGTAGCGCTCCCAAAGGGTTCCGAGCGCCCGGTTGAGCCGGGGGAGGGGCAGGAAGGGGGCGGTGGCGAGCGCTTGGACGACCCAGGCTGCGGTGAAGTGCCGGATGATGATCCGGGTCGTTCCTTCCCCGTCGGGGCGAGGCCTTTCGAGATCCTCGGCCACGCCATCGTCCGCATGCGACCGGTCGATGAGCCATTGTGTGGCTTCGTCGGCCGCCTCACGGACGTCGTTGCGATCTTCACGGCCGCACAGGACGTCCCGCAGGACGACGACCGACCGTGCGGTGTGCACCACCGAAGCCTCCGGGGCGACGAGCCCGGCTTCGTTCTTTTCCGGCCACAGGCGTGCGCCGCCGAAGTCGAGCCGGGCCGCCAGGAGGGCGTCGATCAGCCGGTCGGTCAGCGGGGCGTCCGGCCGCAGCCGGACCGCCGTGTGCAACACGGCGGACAGCAGGTACGGGCGGGTCCGGCTGTACGGGTCGAGTGACCCTTCGAGCAGGTCCAGCCCTTCGTCGGCGGACATCGTGCTGGTACGGAACAACGCGTCCACCACCGACGCGGTGGTTTCCGGCCGTTTGCCCCCCGCGCGGCCCCGCCAGCCGTGGTCCGATTGCAGCCGGTAGAGATCTTCGGCGAGCGTATGTAGGTCGATGTAGGGATCGCCTACCAACAGCATGGTGTTGATCCCGTACGCGGTGCTGAGAGCCTTCGGCCCGGTGTCCTTCTGTAGGTTGTGCCGCCAGCCCAGCGGCTTGCCGTCGGCGTCGCGGATCAGGTGCCCGGCGAGTTTCGCGCCGACGGTGTGGAAGACCTGCAACAGGGAACGAGAGGTGTCGACGACGCCGGCGTCGCCGAGGACCGATGGGAGGTGTTCGTGGGGGGAACGGGCCGTCTCCGCCAATGTGACCAGCGCGTTCGCGGCACGGAAATGGTCGTCGAGCCGGCGGGCGTTGTGCGCCGACGGCAGGTACTTGCCGGTCTCCCATTGGGTCAGATTCGCCCTGGTGACCCCGACGATCCGGGCGGTCTCCGCCTGCGTCTCGCCGGCGGCCTTGCGCAACCGCCGCAGCTCCCGGCCGACATCCGACGCGGTAACGGTTTCCGCATCGGGGCTTACCGGCTCGCCGCTTGCCGAGGTAGGCTTTATGTAGGCACTTGACACGGACTTACCTACTTTTGGCGGGCATGGAAGGGCGGTGACTGAACGTGCACAACGGGGAGAGTACAGCAAGTGAATCGGACCGTGCCGACGCGTGGGTCAACGTCGTGTCACAAGCCGCGGAACACCGTGAAAGGCCTGTTCTCCCTGGTCCTGGGGCGCATGACTCGCTAAAGGACCAGGGCCGGTACCACCCGGGCGCGACCGGAGAGCGGATGCTGACTGCCATCTGAAGATGACGCTGTGCATCTGAACCCGTTCGTGTCGCCTGTGGGCCACACGAATGCCGGAGTAGGCGCCGTGTGGGCCGACCCGAGTTCGCGCTTGCTGCATCGGGGGTGAACCTCATGTCCCACCACGAGAACCACACGGCAGCGCCATCCTGGTTCGACCGACTTGCCGGGCGTTTCCACGAAT encodes the following:
- a CDS encoding phosphotransferase family protein translates to MNQSDLPGLDLVRLRAHLDEHRPGLVRGALSGQVVAGGRSNLTYLVGDGRSRWVVRRPPLGHVLPTAHDMGREFRVISGLHGTAVPVPETVLLCEDTDVIGARFYVMEFVEGTPFRSDTELAALGPARTKAIADELVDTLVELHAVDPESVGLGDFGRPEGFLERQLRRWKKQLDGNRSRALPGVGELHDRLAGSVPVSGEPSIVHGDYRLDNVLVNADDRITAVLDWEMSTLGDPLTDLALLVAYAERDKVSLRFVSNASSAPGYPRNDEVVARYAERSGRDVSRLNWYVGFAFFKLAVILEGIHLRYSKGQTVGAGFDGIGAGVVPLIAHGNETLKEEG
- a CDS encoding helix-turn-helix transcriptional regulator, producing the protein MKPTSASGEPVSPDAETVTASDVGRELRRLRKAAGETQAETARIVGVTRANLTQWETGKYLPSAHNARRLDDHFRAANALVTLAETARSPHEHLPSVLGDAGVVDTSRSLLQVFHTVGAKLAGHLIRDADGKPLGWRHNLQKDTGPKALSTAYGINTMLLVGDPYIDLHTLAEDLYRLQSDHGWRGRAGGKRPETTASVVDALFRTSTMSADEGLDLLEGSLDPYSRTRPYLLSAVLHTAVRLRPDAPLTDRLIDALLAARLDFGGARLWPEKNEAGLVAPEASVVHTARSVVVLRDVLCGREDRNDVREAADEATQWLIDRSHADDGVAEDLERPRPDGEGTTRIIIRHFTAAWVVQALATAPFLPLPRLNRALGTLWERYDADQGLWAWGSGDLPIWQTLDAVTALRAAALAAAGPPLSPPGIPGTTP
- a CDS encoding thiamine-phosphate kinase, encoding MSGVTELSPIADDVRLGDLGEHAILEHILRPRYGGVRGFGDDCAVLDAPEGLRGELVATTDSCPTPLVTILGETDPYHAGWLLATINLSDLAAAGATPLGLVVNYTLPKKTTAGEFRRLLDGVDDCTEVHGTKVVGGDLRDGPVRQLTATAIGRCVPGGRLGRAGAEAGDRLLLVGSPGYLWAYALLVEKQARLPESVVADIRERACRPMAQVAAGRALAAAGLARAAMDVSDGLFPTVRTLCGANGLGARITTDVQLADAPADVCKQSGRGRFALAQAWGDWTLVVAVRPQDVALAEKTLAGEGVAAQEIGTFLPREKGISLDDGEPWAGIAQERFSPSSWHGGELPKLITEVLGKRVS
- a CDS encoding MaoC family dehydratase, with the translated sequence MREFASLQEFENAVGEHFGYSDWLTLTQDRVNLFADATDDHQWIHVDVEKAAEGPFGAPIAHGFLTLSLISGFVGKLYRVHGLRMGINYGLNKVRFPQPVKVGASIRAGAELVEVTDVSGGKQAVVRWTIEIDGEPKPACVAEMVVRLIA
- the dcd gene encoding dCTP deaminase, producing MPLTWPVPRCGILTDRAIKRAHRNGELTITPFEPGLVRPAAISLRLGHEAFALESTGTVDIADRSTYPDLRPKELDAEGRLCVEPGEVVLAPTLEKIGLSEKLAGLVDGTSDYARLGIGVVLCGQVSPGFGNETGAVLTLEIVNHLRHPVLLHPGTRICNLMLFASTGSDQPYGTMPNNYSSDHNVAPSRLADHVGRH
- the fabG gene encoding 3-oxoacyl-ACP reductase FabG; translation: MTEHPSRVAIVTGAGRGIGAAVAKRLAADGFAVGLLDLDEAGVEQGAEAIVAEGGKAVGVALDVNDAAQVEAAVTRVAEELGAPTVLVNNAGITRDNLLFKMTEQDWDSVLGVHLKGSFLMTREVQKYQTQEKWGRIVNLSSTSALGNRGQVNYSAAKAGMQGFTKTLAIELGKFNVTANAIAPGFIATDMTAATAERIGMSFEDFKAAAASQIPVQRVGTPEDIANLASFLVSDGAGFISGQVIYVAGGPKD